The Mesotoga infera DNA segment CGGAGATATTCGAAAGAGTGGTGAAAGAAACCTCGGAAAACCTGTCTAGAGAAGAGATCAGAAAAGCAGAACTGGAAGTACTGAAAAATGTGAATGACTGGATTGTATACATAGTCGATCCGTCAGTGTACGACTCTCTCGAATTCACGAAGTGGGATGACAAATTACTGACAGACTTGGTTCATTTCAGTGGCAAGAGAGTTGTTGATTTGGGGGCGGGCACTGGCAGATTGTCATTCGTTGCGGTCAATGAAAAAGCAAGAGTCGTTTATGCAGTTGAGCCGATGAGAACTTTGAGGGAGTACTTGAAAAAAAGCCCTAAAGTTAAAGGATTAGGCAACTTCTATGTTGTTGATGGCTTGATAGAGGAGATTCCTTTTGAGAAAGACTTCGCGGATGTTGTCATCTCGGGCCACGTTTTTGGAGATTTCATTGAGGATGAATTCGGCGAGATGTACAGAGTCACTAGGAATGGCGGCGATATCGTTCTCTTTCCTGGTAACAGTGATTCAGATAATGAGATTCACGAGTTTCTGCTAACAAGAGGATTTAGATGGGGGAGGTTTAAGGAACCGGGAGTAGGCTATGTAAGATGGTATCACTTAGAAGTGCAAAAAGACTCATTCTAAGCTCTTGGCTTCAAAGAACTCCCAGATTATTTCACTAGCTTTAATACTCGCATTGGAGGAACTGCTGAGAGAGTCGATCCCCTTCTCTCTTCCCGGCCAGGTGTGGTCACCGTCAGTTATCATATAGAAATGTACAAGACTCCTCTCATCTTTCCCGGTGTACTCTTTCAGTATGATCAGTCCATTTTCCTGTTGTGTCTCCTGTACGGTACTAGCTCCCATCTTGGTTGCCCAGAATTCCACAGATTCTTCTGCCGGTGGAAAATACATTCCGTTGGCTTCGGAGCTGCTCGAAAAACCTCCCTCAAAGGGTA contains these protein-coding regions:
- a CDS encoding class I SAM-dependent methyltransferase — encoded protein: EIFERVVKETSENLSREEIRKAELEVLKNVNDWIVYIVDPSVYDSLEFTKWDDKLLTDLVHFSGKRVVDLGAGTGRLSFVAVNEKARVVYAVEPMRTLREYLKKSPKVKGLGNFYVVDGLIEEIPFEKDFADVVISGHVFGDFIEDEFGEMYRVTRNGGDIVLFPGNSDSDNEIHEFLLTRGFRWGRFKEPGVGYVRWYHLEVQKDSF